One genomic segment of Oncorhynchus masou masou isolate Uvic2021 chromosome 16, UVic_Omas_1.1, whole genome shotgun sequence includes these proteins:
- the LOC135557931 gene encoding KATNB1-like protein 1, which yields MASGSHYGQGREFRQLNQGKLRGFLHHISNHYAADKNMKEVDFLNKEEIDKDRFPVSRCARIKVKRVSVCNKRKLSSRHSVVVSSGVRRRVPPAGRAVCDMANKENELTCPEKVQAIHYNDNCMFPVNSAAEAGSKMAGPGNKYSDYFTELSKDHDAMTHVLFGRNLRLNVALTLWRRNACELVAYLIRIEDTGVLLDCLPVITKSLQDETPCISLGCCVDLLPQVKSILTSEYEEHLIVVLHWVQSVVKRWWPELSTNGKSLLDSCSEDRNLQVMKQQLKEFWVEGPQLSLVPGTTGEMAKAIGSYLSQLH from the exons ATGGCCTCTGGAAGTCATTATGGGCAGGGCAGAGAATTCCGCCAGCTCAACCAGGGCAAACTTCGTGGATTTCTCCATCATATCAGCAACCACTATGCAGCCGACAAGAACATGAAGGAG GTGGATTTTTTAAATAAGGAAGAAATAGATAAAGACAG aTTTCCAGTGAGTCGTTGTGCACGCATCAAAGTCAAACGAGTGTCTGTGTGCAACAAGAGGAAGTTGTCGTCGCGTCACAGTGTGGTGGTGAGCTCAGGCGTACGCCGCAGAGTGCCCCCCGCAGGTCGGGCTGTCTGTGACATGGCCAACAAGGAGAATGAACTGACCTGCCCAGAGAAAGTGCAGGCCATACACTACAATGACAACTGCATGTTCCCTGTGaactctgctgcagaggctgGCTCCAAGATGGCAGGGCCGGGAAACAAATACAGTGATTACTTCACTGAG CTATCGAAGGACCATGATGCAATGACGCATGTGCTTTTTGGAAGAAATCTCAGATTAAATGTAGCTCTGACACTATGGCGAAGAAACGCCTGCGAACTAGTGGCATACTTGATCAG AATTGAAGACACGGGAGTTCTTCTTGACTGCCTACCAGTTATAACCAAAAG CCTTCAAGACGAAACTCCGTGCATATCACTGGGCTGCTGTGTAGACCTCCTGCCACAAGTCAAATCAATCCTCACCAGTGAATATGAAGA ACACTTGATTGTGGTTTTACACTGGGTTCAGTCCGTGGTTAAGAGATGGTGGCCAGAACTCTCCACGAACGGCAAGAGCCTGCTGGACAGCTGCTCAGAAGACAG GAACCTCCAGGTAATGAAGCAGCAGCTGAAGGAGTTCTGGGTGGAGGGACCCCAGTTAAGTTTAGTTCCAGGAACTACAGGAGAGATGGCAAAG GCCATTGGGTCTTACTTATCACAACTCCATTGA